A window of Tautonia plasticadhaerens contains these coding sequences:
- a CDS encoding tetratricopeptide repeat protein yields the protein MSEPLNRSRALRALLGLLTMALASTGCQGGSSPGLRGALGSIPPFASKAPDEGESRTLLSRWIGEPRADGQVARTGGLVLRPDGWARKDDDAPGDDARAAEFEAAEQLYLQGDLDAAERAFARIARKERRSDGLTLFKDTMSSIPGLEDYDRRSSSWGMRALYYLGEIRFRKGNYVGAHDTFEELVKDYPGTPNLDDAVAREFEIAQIWLNQARPADDREPLPWHSRIKGGLPLIDSGGHAVAVLEHVRQNDPTGPLADDAVKLIADHYAASGDHETAAFYYDQLASDHPKSPMLHDALVSSVDSKINAYIGPEYDFSGLAEARETARRAMQLFPERRTSTEDGDDLYHTLDLIADQDAERDFKYGEYFRSAGYVISAEYYFGGIVQKWPKSPWAERAKAQLAELAEMPREESKPLKMMTQPGATDPFSQGISSGNSGSVGPGGGIGP from the coding sequence ATGTCCGAGCCCCTGAATCGATCCCGAGCCCTCCGGGCACTCCTCGGCCTGCTGACGATGGCCCTGGCGTCCACCGGATGCCAGGGCGGGTCGTCCCCCGGGCTCCGGGGCGCCCTCGGGTCCATCCCCCCGTTCGCCTCGAAGGCCCCGGACGAAGGCGAGAGCCGCACCCTTCTCTCCCGATGGATCGGCGAGCCGAGGGCCGACGGCCAGGTCGCCCGGACCGGGGGCCTGGTCCTCCGCCCCGACGGCTGGGCCCGCAAGGACGACGACGCCCCGGGGGACGACGCCCGGGCCGCCGAGTTCGAGGCCGCCGAGCAGCTCTACCTCCAGGGCGACCTCGACGCCGCCGAGCGCGCCTTCGCCCGGATCGCCCGCAAGGAACGCCGATCCGACGGCCTGACCCTCTTCAAGGACACCATGTCCTCGATCCCCGGACTGGAGGACTACGACCGCCGCAGCTCCTCCTGGGGGATGAGGGCGCTCTACTACCTCGGCGAGATCCGGTTCCGCAAGGGGAACTACGTCGGCGCCCATGACACGTTCGAGGAGCTGGTCAAGGACTACCCCGGCACCCCGAACCTGGACGACGCCGTGGCCCGGGAGTTCGAGATCGCCCAGATCTGGCTCAACCAGGCCCGCCCCGCCGACGACCGCGAACCCCTGCCCTGGCACTCCCGGATCAAGGGCGGCCTGCCGCTGATCGACTCCGGCGGCCATGCCGTCGCCGTGCTGGAGCACGTCCGCCAGAACGACCCGACCGGGCCGCTGGCCGACGACGCCGTCAAGCTGATCGCCGACCACTACGCCGCCTCCGGAGACCACGAGACGGCCGCCTTCTACTACGACCAGCTCGCCAGCGACCACCCCAAGAGCCCGATGCTGCACGACGCCCTGGTCTCCAGCGTCGACTCCAAGATCAACGCCTACATCGGCCCCGAGTACGACTTCTCCGGCCTCGCCGAGGCCCGAGAGACCGCCCGACGGGCCATGCAACTCTTCCCCGAACGCCGGACCAGCACCGAGGACGGCGACGACCTCTACCACACGCTCGACCTGATCGCCGACCAGGACGCCGAGCGCGACTTCAAGTACGGCGAGTACTTCCGGAGCGCCGGCTACGTCATCTCGGCCGAGTACTACTTCGGCGGGATCGTCCAGAAGTGGCCCAAGAGCCCCTGGGCCGAGAGGGCGAAGGCCCAGCTCGCCGAGCTGGCCGAGATGCCCCGGGAGGAGTCGAAGCCGCTGAAGATGATGACCCAGCCCGGCGCCACCGACCCCTTCTCCCAGGGGATCAGCTCCGGCAACTCCGGCTCCGTCGGGCCCGGCGGCGGCATCGGGCCGTGA
- a CDS encoding glutamate-5-semialdehyde dehydrogenase, whose protein sequence is MHAQVAQDSLLDQCRSLAERARRASRSLATASGAAKDRWLRCSADALRSRVDAVLDANDRDVAAAPEFGLTAAATDRLRLNPDRVNQIATALEEVAALPDPVGEVIEGYRRPNGLEVTKLRVPLGVIFMMYESRPNVTADAAALCVKSGNAAILRGGKEARHTNLALHGVLAEHLELAGLPRDAVQYVGVPDREAVGQLLGMPEFIDLAIPRGGESLIRRVVAEAKMPVLKHYQGNCHVYVDASAQRTMAVSIVVNAKAQRPGVCNAAETLLVHRAIAPRFLPEAAQELKDVGVELRGDEAARAIVPSMKPAAPEDWDTEYLDKILAVAVVDDLDGAVSHIARHGSGHTEAIVTSDLAAARRFVAEVDSSAVLVNASTRFNDGGQLGLGAEIGISTDKFHARGPCGLRELTTTKWVVYGDGHVRG, encoded by the coding sequence ATGCACGCGCAGGTTGCCCAGGATTCGTTGCTCGACCAGTGCCGCTCCCTCGCCGAGCGGGCCAGGCGCGCCTCCCGGTCCCTCGCCACGGCGAGCGGTGCCGCCAAGGACCGCTGGCTGCGGTGTTCGGCCGATGCCCTCCGCTCCCGGGTCGACGCCGTCCTCGACGCCAACGACCGGGACGTCGCCGCCGCCCCCGAGTTCGGCCTGACCGCCGCCGCCACCGACCGCCTGCGGCTGAACCCGGATCGCGTCAACCAGATCGCGACCGCCCTGGAGGAGGTCGCCGCCCTGCCCGATCCGGTCGGCGAGGTGATCGAGGGGTATCGGCGGCCGAACGGGCTGGAGGTGACCAAGCTCCGGGTCCCGCTCGGCGTCATCTTCATGATGTACGAGAGCCGCCCGAACGTGACGGCCGACGCCGCCGCCCTCTGTGTCAAGAGCGGCAACGCCGCCATCCTCCGGGGCGGCAAGGAGGCCCGGCACACGAACCTCGCCCTGCACGGGGTCCTCGCGGAGCATCTCGAACTCGCCGGCCTGCCCCGGGACGCCGTCCAGTACGTCGGCGTGCCCGACCGGGAGGCAGTAGGACAGCTGCTCGGCATGCCCGAGTTCATCGACCTGGCCATCCCCCGGGGGGGTGAAAGCCTGATCCGCCGGGTCGTGGCCGAGGCGAAGATGCCGGTGCTCAAGCACTACCAGGGGAACTGCCACGTCTACGTCGACGCCTCCGCCCAGCGGACGATGGCCGTCTCGATCGTCGTCAACGCCAAGGCTCAGCGACCCGGCGTCTGCAACGCCGCCGAGACCTTGCTCGTCCATCGCGCCATCGCCCCCCGCTTCCTGCCCGAGGCGGCCCAGGAATTGAAGGACGTGGGAGTCGAGCTGCGAGGCGACGAGGCCGCCCGTGCAATCGTCCCCTCCATGAAGCCCGCCGCCCCCGAGGACTGGGACACCGAGTACCTCGACAAGATCCTGGCCGTCGCCGTCGTCGACGACCTCGACGGCGCCGTCTCCCACATCGCCCGCCACGGCTCCGGCCACACCGAGGCGATCGTCACGTCCGACCTCGCCGCCGCCCGACGCTTCGTGGCCGAGGTCGACAGCTCCGCCGTCCTCGTCAACGCCAGCACCCGGTTCAACGATGGCGGCCAGCTCGGCCTCGGCGCCGAGATCGGCATCAGCACCGACAAGTTCCACGCCCGGGGCCCCTGCGGTCTCCGGGAGCTGACCACCACCAAGTGGGTCGTCTACGGCGACGGCCACGTCCGGGGGTGA
- the folP gene encoding dihydropteroate synthase, whose amino-acid sequence MGILNLTPDSFSDGGLDDGPEAAVARAESLVAEGADLLDLGGESSRPGADPVAVDEEIRRVLPVVEALAGRVGVPLSIDTTKVQVAERALRAGASVINDIRGMWGDDALARLVAESGAAVVLMHMKGTPRTMQRDPSYADVVAEVYDGLARRVERAESFGIDRSRIAVDPGIGFGKTAAHNWELLRHLGRFAGLGCAVLVGTSRKRFLGDLTGRSASERATASVVSSLLAIEAGADVVRVHDVAPMADAVKVWSAVRASS is encoded by the coding sequence ATGGGCATTCTTAACCTCACCCCCGACAGCTTCTCCGACGGCGGCCTCGACGACGGGCCCGAGGCGGCGGTCGCCCGGGCCGAGTCGCTCGTCGCCGAGGGCGCCGACCTGCTCGACCTCGGCGGCGAGTCCAGCCGCCCCGGCGCCGATCCGGTCGCCGTCGACGAGGAGATCCGCCGGGTCCTCCCCGTGGTCGAGGCGCTTGCCGGCCGGGTCGGGGTCCCGCTCTCGATCGACACGACCAAGGTGCAGGTGGCCGAGCGGGCCCTCCGCGCCGGGGCCTCGGTCATCAACGACATCCGGGGGATGTGGGGGGACGACGCCCTGGCCCGGCTCGTGGCCGAGTCCGGCGCCGCCGTCGTGCTGATGCACATGAAGGGCACCCCGCGGACGATGCAGCGCGACCCGTCCTATGCCGACGTGGTCGCAGAGGTCTACGACGGGCTCGCCCGACGGGTGGAGCGGGCCGAGTCCTTCGGCATCGACCGCTCCCGGATCGCCGTCGACCCCGGCATCGGCTTCGGCAAGACCGCGGCCCACAACTGGGAACTGCTCCGGCACCTCGGCCGCTTCGCCGGGCTCGGCTGCGCGGTGCTGGTGGGCACCTCCCGCAAGCGGTTCCTCGGCGACCTGACCGGCCGATCCGCCTCCGAACGTGCGACGGCCTCGGTCGTGTCCTCCCTGCTGGCGATCGAGGCCGGGGCCGACGTCGTCCGGGTCCACGACGTCGCCCCGATGGCCGACGCCGTGAAGGTCTGGTCCGCCGTCCGGGCGTCCTCCTGA
- a CDS encoding hemolysin family protein: MSALTLGAIGLATLAVAAWNILAVLVSRALLTYSRSQLEAVCEARGRPDLADEIEGDWERAERSTSVHATVSGLLLLALLGLAASKWPAGAGASGMIAAWVVVGLTLRVGAGVAGRVFAESLLERAWPAARLLIRSASPALLAGSALESAVKRRRRGPRRLDRPRPVSVEVEIRSLGAEHDAEHELTESTRERLERLVELDRRDVGELMVPRSAMIALPASSLAPEAARAIVGSGHSRIPLFGESRDDIVGVLYAKDLFTELVDGSPIDSIRPRRLARQPLRVPETKRASDLIDEMRRHRVHLAIVLDEYGGVAGLVTLEDLLEEIVGPIDDEYDIPTPEDPLVSISDSLFEVDAGMSLEDVNDRLDLDLPTDADYQTIGGFAFNALGRLPEPGVSFVDRGVEFTVVEVGDHSIRRVRIDLRPGASLEKSVG; encoded by the coding sequence TTGAGCGCGTTGACCCTCGGGGCGATCGGCCTCGCCACCCTGGCGGTGGCCGCCTGGAACATCCTGGCGGTCCTCGTCTCCCGGGCCCTGCTGACCTACTCCCGGAGCCAGCTCGAAGCCGTCTGCGAGGCACGGGGCCGCCCCGACCTCGCCGACGAGATCGAGGGGGACTGGGAGCGGGCCGAGCGCTCGACCTCCGTCCATGCCACCGTCTCCGGCCTGCTCCTGCTCGCGCTGCTCGGCCTCGCCGCGTCGAAATGGCCGGCCGGGGCCGGGGCCTCGGGGATGATCGCCGCCTGGGTCGTCGTCGGCCTCACGCTGCGGGTCGGCGCCGGGGTGGCGGGGCGGGTCTTCGCCGAGTCGCTGCTGGAACGGGCCTGGCCGGCGGCCCGCCTGCTCATCCGGTCGGCCTCCCCGGCGCTGCTCGCCGGCTCGGCGTTGGAGTCGGCCGTCAAACGCCGACGCCGGGGCCCCCGCAGGCTCGACCGGCCCCGGCCGGTGAGCGTCGAGGTCGAGATCCGCTCCCTCGGCGCCGAGCACGACGCCGAGCACGAGCTGACCGAGTCGACCCGGGAACGCCTCGAACGCCTCGTCGAGCTGGACCGCCGGGACGTGGGAGAGCTGATGGTCCCCCGCTCGGCCATGATCGCCCTGCCCGCCTCCTCGCTCGCCCCCGAGGCCGCCCGGGCCATCGTCGGTTCCGGCCACAGCCGCATCCCGCTCTTCGGCGAGAGCCGGGACGACATCGTCGGCGTCCTCTACGCCAAGGACCTGTTCACCGAGCTGGTCGACGGCTCCCCGATCGACTCGATCCGCCCCCGACGCCTCGCCCGGCAGCCCCTCCGCGTGCCCGAGACCAAGCGCGCCTCCGACCTGATCGACGAGATGCGCCGCCATCGCGTCCACCTGGCGATCGTCCTGGACGAGTACGGCGGGGTCGCCGGGCTGGTCACGCTCGAAGACCTGCTCGAGGAGATCGTCGGCCCGATCGACGACGAGTACGACATCCCCACCCCCGAGGACCCGCTGGTCTCGATCTCCGACTCGCTCTTCGAGGTCGACGCCGGCATGAGCCTCGAAGACGTAAACGACCGGCTCGACCTGGACCTGCCCACCGACGCCGACTACCAGACCATCGGCGGCTTCGCCTTCAACGCCCTGGGACGCCTGCCCGAGCCGGGCGTCTCCTTCGTCGACCGGGGGGTCGAATTCACGGTCGTCGAGGTGGGCGACCACTCGATCCGCCGGGTCCGGATCGACCTGAGGCCGGGCGCAAGCCTGGAGAAGTCGGTCGGCTGA
- a CDS encoding SDR family oxidoreductase, protein MRIVVTGASGQLGSYVLDRLDGSGHEVIGWSRSTGGSRGRTPIEPVDLIDPDALAAALDRTNPDAILHLAAISRVDRVLADPALASTVNADASGTIADWASSNARRLVFTSTDLVFDGSRAWWREDDSPRPILGYGRSKQEGERRVLRHPSHLVARLSLLYGPSRCGRPTFLDAIIDALRRRESRSLFLDEFRTPLDYATAAEALARLVESPEIIGILHVGGVERVSRFEMLRRLAAHAGLPVNLLRGNRQDDAPGPEPRPSDVSLDTSRLEEWLPALDRPTLEGGLERCLR, encoded by the coding sequence ATGCGGATCGTCGTGACCGGCGCGAGCGGGCAACTCGGGTCGTATGTCCTCGACCGGCTGGACGGGTCCGGTCACGAGGTGATCGGCTGGAGCCGATCGACGGGCGGCTCCCGGGGCCGGACCCCGATCGAGCCCGTCGACCTGATCGACCCGGACGCCCTGGCCGCCGCCCTCGACCGGACCAACCCCGACGCCATCCTCCACCTGGCCGCGATCAGCCGGGTCGACCGGGTGCTCGCCGACCCGGCCCTCGCCTCGACGGTCAACGCCGACGCGAGCGGGACGATCGCCGACTGGGCATCCTCCAACGCCCGACGCCTCGTCTTCACGTCGACCGACCTCGTCTTCGACGGCTCTCGGGCCTGGTGGCGCGAGGACGACTCGCCCCGGCCGATCCTGGGCTACGGCCGGTCGAAGCAGGAGGGGGAACGCCGGGTGCTCCGCCATCCGTCCCACCTCGTCGCCCGGCTCAGCCTCCTCTACGGCCCCTCGCGATGCGGCCGTCCCACCTTCCTCGACGCCATCATCGACGCCCTCCGCCGGAGAGAGTCACGTTCCCTGTTCCTGGACGAGTTCCGCACCCCGCTCGACTACGCCACCGCGGCCGAGGCGCTCGCCCGACTGGTCGAGTCGCCCGAGATCATCGGGATCCTCCACGTCGGCGGCGTCGAGCGCGTCTCCCGGTTCGAGATGCTCCGCCGCCTGGCCGCCCACGCCGGGTTGCCCGTCAACCTCCTCCGGGGAAATCGACAGGACGACGCCCCCGGCCCCGAGCCGAGGCCGTCGGACGTCTCGCTCGACACGAGTCGGCTCGAGGAATGGTTGCCGGCCCTCGACCGCCCGACGCTGGAAGGGGGCCTGGAGCGATGCCTCCGGTGA
- the recO gene encoding DNA repair protein RecO encodes MAAIRTLALVIRSVDVFETSRVLTLFTRELGKVSALAKGARRLKSPFQSGLDLLSVCDIVLLHKASDALDLLTEAVLDERYEALHRDTAALYAGCYVAELLDALTDRHDPHPRLFDATRVTLRHLGDPVSRPSRVIRFELACLRELGLMPALDTCVHCGRVPSPDRGDRVAFGLATGGVLCPECRPGQPHVATLSGPTLRAIRALASPGDAWKATWGDPEGLAPVRATVGAVISHLIGRRPRLLPFV; translated from the coding sequence GTGGCCGCCATCCGGACCCTCGCCCTGGTGATCCGCTCGGTCGACGTCTTCGAGACCAGCCGGGTGCTCACGCTGTTCACCCGGGAGCTGGGCAAGGTCTCGGCGCTGGCGAAGGGGGCGAGGCGGCTCAAGTCGCCGTTCCAGTCCGGGCTTGACCTGCTGAGCGTCTGCGATATCGTACTGCTCCACAAGGCGTCCGATGCGCTCGACCTGCTGACCGAGGCGGTCCTGGACGAGCGTTACGAGGCCCTCCACCGCGACACGGCGGCCCTCTACGCCGGCTGCTACGTCGCCGAACTGCTGGACGCCCTGACCGATCGCCACGACCCGCACCCGAGGCTCTTCGACGCGACCCGGGTGACCCTGCGTCACCTGGGGGACCCCGTCTCTCGCCCGAGCCGAGTCATCCGGTTCGAGCTGGCCTGTCTCCGGGAGTTGGGTTTGATGCCGGCCCTCGACACCTGCGTCCACTGCGGTCGAGTCCCCTCGCCCGACCGGGGCGACCGGGTCGCCTTCGGCCTGGCCACCGGGGGCGTGCTCTGCCCCGAGTGCCGCCCGGGCCAGCCCCACGTCGCGACGCTCTCGGGCCCGACGCTCCGGGCCATCCGCGCCCTCGCCTCCCCCGGCGACGCCTGGAAGGCCACCTGGGGGGACCCGGAGGGCCTGGCCCCGGTCCGGGCCACCGTGGGGGCGGTCATCAGCCACCTCATCGGCCGGAGGCCGAGGCTCTTGCCCTTCGTCTGA
- a CDS encoding ParB/RepB/Spo0J family partition protein has translation MDVRELPVDEIVLDPGLNLRDRLDPEAIERYAESCEDLPPVTVFDVDGQWLLADGFHRHAAFIARNRPKIPSKVVEGSYAEALQFAAGANITHGLPLRRQERRRAVEVRLRVDPDRSDRQLARELGVSRDLVARVRHDLVGAGQIGPGEGRVGADGKFYPSPGLGKDPNEVLPGRGDMPPEPRERRPTDEDGDDDGRGRPSGGRDANGPGVADGPPPADGFPPGFPGAELRDLARSGPVPVATPTIDEMLELMARQVMELVCWIEGDDFSPAYAVAGDQARQRFRVAVRTLAEAVETLDQG, from the coding sequence ATGGACGTCCGAGAGCTGCCGGTCGACGAGATCGTCCTCGACCCGGGACTGAACCTCCGGGACCGGCTCGACCCCGAGGCGATCGAGCGCTACGCCGAATCCTGCGAGGATCTGCCCCCCGTCACCGTCTTCGACGTCGACGGCCAGTGGCTCCTCGCCGACGGCTTCCACCGCCACGCCGCCTTCATCGCCCGGAACCGCCCGAAGATCCCGAGCAAGGTCGTCGAGGGCAGCTATGCCGAGGCCCTCCAGTTCGCCGCCGGGGCGAACATCACCCACGGCCTCCCCCTGCGGCGTCAGGAACGGCGTCGGGCGGTCGAGGTCCGGCTCCGGGTCGACCCCGATCGCTCCGACCGCCAGCTCGCCCGGGAACTCGGCGTCAGCCGCGACCTCGTGGCCAGGGTCCGGCACGACCTCGTCGGCGCCGGGCAGATCGGCCCCGGCGAGGGCCGGGTCGGCGCCGACGGCAAGTTCTACCCGAGTCCCGGCCTCGGGAAGGACCCCAACGAGGTCCTCCCCGGACGGGGAGACATGCCCCCCGAACCCCGGGAACGCCGACCCACCGACGAGGACGGCGACGACGACGGCCGGGGCCGCCCCAGTGGCGGCCGGGACGCGAATGGCCCCGGGGTCGCCGATGGCCCCCCCCCCGCCGACGGCTTCCCCCCCGGCTTCCCCGGCGCCGAGCTGCGAGACCTCGCACGGTCCGGCCCGGTGCCGGTGGCGACGCCGACCATCGACGAGATGCTGGAGCTGATGGCCCGGCAGGTGATGGAGCTGGTCTGCTGGATCGAGGGAGACGACTTCTCCCCGGCCTATGCCGTCGCCGGCGACCAGGCCCGGCAGCGATTCCGGGTGGCCGTCCGCACGCTGGCCGAGGCGGTGGAGACGCTCGACCAGGGCTGA
- a CDS encoding LPS assembly lipoprotein LptE, producing MARPGRFALFAAIACLSAGTTGCGYSLRAPYDETIRTVYVPIFRSFSFREDINIRLQEEVVKEIERRTPYRVVDSIEQADTVLSGTVLFTTKYTTVVNPNNLPRQLFADLTVEASWEDVRPEAQLDRDEDYEPPKVQIYQSVPFFIEPGETTFLAYQEAIRRTAVDIVNMMEEPW from the coding sequence ATGGCTCGACCCGGCCGCTTCGCCCTTTTCGCCGCGATCGCCTGCCTCTCGGCGGGGACGACCGGCTGCGGCTACTCGCTCCGCGCCCCCTACGACGAGACGATCCGGACGGTCTACGTGCCGATCTTCCGCTCCTTCTCCTTCCGGGAGGATATCAACATCCGCCTCCAGGAGGAGGTGGTCAAGGAGATCGAGCGGCGGACCCCGTACCGCGTGGTCGACTCGATCGAGCAGGCCGACACCGTCCTCTCGGGCACCGTTCTGTTCACGACCAAGTACACGACCGTCGTGAACCCGAACAACCTGCCCCGCCAGCTCTTCGCCGACCTGACCGTGGAGGCGAGCTGGGAGGACGTCCGCCCCGAGGCCCAGCTCGACCGGGACGAGGACTACGAGCCCCCCAAGGTCCAGATCTACCAGTCGGTCCCCTTCTTCATCGAGCCCGGCGAGACGACCTTCCTCGCCTACCAGGAAGCGATTCGCCGGACGGCGGTCGACATCGTTAACATGATGGAGGAGCCCTGGTGA